A window of Rhizobium sp. CIAT894 contains these coding sequences:
- a CDS encoding DEAD/DEAH box helicase, giving the protein MMQELVDKVWGNTKFHTAFRNIELAWLRREIVAPSDDLRIDDANRMMRAAAILACSVKHEHRRAAFRAATCTYELFGANELPLDQALRVVLSRLGNFPSFGTREDVDSAGSLLPAALSAEEIAVAERQRVVVDDQDIYLTDFQHRLWSGLTARKRIALAAPTSAGKSFVLQNYLATALGSATATSIVYIVPTRALIAQVAEDLMAHFAKLSGSRPEIITVPLDADEDLPKRAVFVMTQERVQLSLSAQPKFRPDLVIVDEAHSITEGSRGVVLQWVIDDLLRRNPYSQILFASPMIRNLSVFGRLFGLTDVVEFPSVEPTVSQNFLLVDIASATKGRVNIRSAGEGNGDVFDVAVLDVGQTLASRLDKLVHIPARLGGTQSSIIYANGAAEAEKIAMQLLDLRLDEEASTEQRDALAALAREAVHPNYALVECVKRGIAFHYSNMPAQLRRAVEQSVSDGDIDFLACTSTLLQGVNLPAKNLFMCAPEKGKGKPLESTDFWNLSGRAGRLRKEFQGNIFLIDYGKWKKKPLDGPKDTDVVPAIETSVLQNSAELLNVIADEAVTGDADISALETSFVRLFSDHKKGELAVTLDKLGVFRGSDQFLTISSALTAAAASVTLPADVIKRTPNVSAHRQQRLYSRLQAVIDQGREHARLLIPAHPRESEAFQSYADILELCHEVILGYDTTKGLHRFHALMALKWMRGMPLPQIIDEQINRKTDGNQQKIIRDTLDIIEKEIRFQAVRLIGCYNSLLVFGLDVAGMVDMASSIPSIPLYLEIGASDRTMISFISLGLSRVTAMKLNDLSARKDLDVTQALRWLSSRPMDALGLSPLLRKEVETVVAANVQFSA; this is encoded by the coding sequence ATGATGCAGGAGCTGGTCGATAAAGTCTGGGGAAATACGAAGTTTCATACGGCTTTTCGAAACATCGAACTGGCTTGGCTTCGTCGTGAGATCGTTGCGCCGTCCGACGACTTACGAATCGACGATGCCAACAGAATGATGCGGGCGGCCGCGATCCTGGCATGTTCGGTTAAACATGAACACCGACGCGCCGCATTCCGCGCTGCTACCTGCACATACGAGCTATTTGGCGCGAATGAGTTGCCATTGGATCAAGCGCTCCGGGTCGTCCTCTCCCGCCTTGGAAACTTCCCTTCCTTCGGCACGCGCGAAGATGTGGATTCAGCTGGTTCGCTTCTACCTGCGGCGTTATCCGCGGAAGAGATTGCAGTTGCGGAAAGGCAACGGGTGGTAGTCGACGATCAGGACATTTACTTGACTGATTTTCAGCACCGTCTTTGGAGCGGTCTGACCGCGAGGAAGCGTATCGCGCTTGCGGCACCGACATCCGCGGGCAAATCTTTCGTACTCCAAAACTATCTTGCAACCGCACTCGGGTCGGCGACAGCGACATCGATCGTCTATATCGTTCCCACGCGGGCGCTGATTGCCCAGGTTGCAGAAGATCTGATGGCCCATTTTGCAAAACTGTCTGGTTCACGACCTGAAATTATCACTGTGCCCCTCGACGCGGACGAGGACCTACCGAAGCGAGCCGTTTTCGTGATGACCCAAGAAAGGGTTCAGCTCAGTCTCTCCGCTCAACCCAAATTCCGTCCGGACCTTGTAATCGTTGACGAAGCGCACTCGATTACAGAAGGATCGCGGGGGGTGGTGCTGCAGTGGGTTATCGACGACCTGTTGAGACGCAACCCTTACAGCCAAATTCTTTTCGCCAGCCCGATGATCCGAAACCTAAGCGTGTTCGGACGCCTGTTTGGCTTGACCGATGTGGTCGAGTTCCCGTCAGTAGAGCCGACGGTCAGCCAAAACTTCTTGCTCGTTGACATTGCCTCGGCAACGAAAGGGCGTGTTAACATTCGGAGCGCTGGCGAAGGCAACGGTGATGTCTTCGATGTTGCCGTTCTCGATGTTGGACAGACACTGGCTAGTCGGTTGGACAAGCTAGTGCATATCCCAGCTCGGCTTGGAGGGACGCAATCCAGTATTATCTATGCGAATGGCGCCGCCGAGGCGGAAAAGATTGCGATGCAACTACTTGACCTTCGGCTAGACGAAGAGGCGTCAACAGAGCAACGTGATGCTCTGGCGGCGTTGGCGAGAGAGGCCGTGCACCCGAACTACGCTCTCGTCGAATGCGTAAAAAGGGGGATTGCCTTCCATTATTCCAACATGCCGGCGCAGCTTCGACGCGCGGTGGAGCAGTCAGTCTCGGACGGGGACATCGACTTCCTGGCTTGTACGAGCACGTTGCTGCAGGGCGTCAACTTGCCCGCAAAGAACCTATTTATGTGCGCGCCGGAAAAAGGAAAAGGAAAGCCACTGGAGTCGACGGACTTCTGGAATCTCTCCGGCCGGGCTGGCCGGCTTAGAAAGGAGTTTCAGGGAAACATCTTTTTGATAGACTACGGCAAATGGAAGAAGAAGCCGCTCGACGGACCGAAAGACACCGACGTTGTCCCTGCCATTGAGACCAGCGTGCTCCAGAATAGTGCAGAGCTGTTGAATGTTATCGCTGATGAGGCAGTAACGGGGGACGCGGACATCTCGGCGTTGGAAACATCTTTTGTCCGCTTATTTTCCGATCACAAGAAAGGCGAACTGGCGGTCACCTTGGACAAGCTAGGTGTGTTTCGCGGGAGCGATCAGTTTTTGACGATCTCTTCAGCGCTTACCGCTGCGGCAGCCTCTGTGACGTTGCCAGCCGACGTAATCAAGCGGACACCAAATGTTTCAGCGCACAGACAGCAACGGCTGTATTCCCGCTTGCAGGCCGTCATTGATCAAGGCCGCGAGCATGCCCGTCTCTTAATACCGGCGCATCCGCGCGAGAGCGAGGCATTCCAATCCTACGCAGACATTCTTGAGCTTTGTCATGAAGTCATCTTGGGCTATGACACGACAAAAGGCCTTCACCGCTTCCATGCGCTGATGGCACTCAAATGGATGCGCGGCATGCCGCTTCCGCAGATTATCGACGAGCAAATAAATCGAAAAACTGACGGCAACCAGCAGAAGATTATTCGCGACACGCTAGATATTATAGAGAAAGAAATTCGGTTTCAGGCCGTCAGGCTGATCGGTTGTTATAACTCGCTCCTCGTCTTTGGTCTCGATGTCGCTGGTATGGTGGATATGGCTTCCAGCATTCCTTCGATTCCTCTTTATCTGGAGATTGGCGCATCCGATCGCACAATGATCAGTTTCATTTCGTTGGGCCTGTCGCGCGTTACCGCAATGAAACTGAATGATCTCTCGGCTCGCAAGGATCTGGATGTGACACAGGCGCTCCGTTGGTTGAGTTCACGCCCAATGGACGCGCTTGGATTGTCGCCTCTCCTGCGGAAAGAAGTCGAGACAGTAGTTGCTGCCAATGTTCAATTTTCGGCATAG
- a CDS encoding nucleotidyltransferase, protein MLHDQRLVLREGMLIGALERMCATLEISQSQSTLAQERYEGVGGWLAESDNPLLKAIGIFLQGSTAIGTTVKPIGSNEHDVDLVAHVPGLGIWVEPAALKKAIGDRLRDNGHYKPLLVEMGRCWRLVYANEFHLDITPSIPNRDCYMGGEFVPDRALKVWKPSNPKGYKALFLERVKLVPRFRVMKGLQAEDRAHASVEPYPEQGFFKGILQRIVQILKRHRDVFILAGDLDTSLSPISVLVTTLASQSYEYCVRTNTYDSELDLLVDVIRCMPDFIETRIVSGRMHWFVWNETTKGENFAEKWNDEPKRAEVFYAWHARVLNDIGRLRDVEGLDGLKQRLSDSFGPAPAKAVIDSITDEISLSRRNGLLTAAPRIGLMTGLASAIATPVRANTFFGR, encoded by the coding sequence ATGCTTCATGATCAGCGACTTGTTCTGCGTGAGGGAATGCTCATCGGTGCGCTTGAGCGAATGTGCGCCACACTGGAAATCTCGCAGTCCCAATCCACTCTCGCTCAGGAGCGCTACGAAGGCGTTGGGGGGTGGCTCGCAGAGTCGGACAATCCGCTGTTGAAGGCGATCGGAATCTTCCTTCAGGGTTCGACTGCCATTGGAACGACCGTGAAGCCGATCGGCAGCAATGAACATGATGTGGACCTGGTGGCGCATGTTCCGGGCCTGGGGATCTGGGTGGAGCCGGCCGCGCTGAAGAAGGCGATCGGTGATCGCCTGAGGGATAATGGCCATTACAAGCCATTGCTCGTCGAGATGGGCCGTTGCTGGCGGCTGGTATATGCCAACGAATTCCACCTGGATATTACGCCATCGATTCCCAATCGTGATTGCTATATGGGCGGCGAGTTTGTTCCAGACCGCGCACTGAAGGTTTGGAAGCCTTCAAACCCGAAAGGCTACAAGGCGCTTTTCCTGGAAAGAGTAAAACTGGTGCCCCGGTTTCGGGTGATGAAAGGCCTTCAGGCGGAGGATCGGGCGCATGCCAGCGTGGAGCCCTACCCCGAGCAGGGTTTTTTCAAGGGCATTCTGCAGCGAATCGTGCAGATTCTCAAAAGGCATCGAGACGTCTTTATTCTGGCAGGCGATCTGGACACGTCTCTCTCACCCATTTCCGTTCTTGTCACCACCCTGGCCTCCCAGAGCTATGAATATTGCGTCCGAACCAACACCTACGACAGCGAGTTGGATTTGCTGGTCGACGTGATCCGGTGCATGCCGGATTTCATAGAAACTCGCATTGTGAGCGGTCGGATGCACTGGTTCGTATGGAACGAGACCACCAAGGGCGAGAACTTTGCCGAGAAATGGAACGACGAGCCGAAACGTGCCGAGGTGTTCTATGCGTGGCATGCGCGTGTGCTCAATGACATTGGGCGACTGAGGGATGTCGAGGGTCTGGATGGCCTGAAACAGCGACTTTCGGATTCCTTTGGACCGGCTCCGGCGAAAGCTGTCATCGACTCCATAACTGACGAGATATCGCTGTCGCGTCGGAACGGCTTGCTCACCGCTGCCCCGCGTATCGGGCTTATGACGGGCCTTGCTTCAGCAATTGCCACGCCGGTGCGGGCAAACACCTTCTTCGGCAGATAG
- a CDS encoding ATP-binding protein, protein MFLRRLRLKNLRSIAELDMQFVQSSGDVRPWTFVLGENGAGKSTILRALALVTAGGEALPEIIGDPDTWIRVGSDAATIELDYATAENQPRYAQLILRRGEGIRKLLEANAQTLEQIDAALAHATRNYFVVGYGVSRRRSAEPISWSGMAGSYRNNRSQSVATLFSPDATLVSIEQWALDLDYRRGAQGLRPVRKALDTLLADAKFDSIDKERRQLLFQTPDGILPLSQLSDGYQAMTAWCGDVLFRITETFADRTDPLGARGVLLIDELDLHLHPIWQRQLVSFIKRTLPNFQVVATTHSPLTVHQAEEGELFVLKRTDRANAASSLTQFEGAPNRLMLHQLIQSPIFGLETLDSPQVASLRRELRSLRGITEVAPDDGGLSVAAEPKASSRPASQTTRSKRMKQIESELASVPTWSEVPEYMQSTNNLLRQISAELTSSSGSAPVSKRSTKSRRSDAGNGGES, encoded by the coding sequence ATGTTCCTACGTCGACTGCGTCTGAAAAACCTTCGCTCCATCGCAGAGCTCGACATGCAATTCGTCCAGTCGAGCGGTGATGTTCGACCTTGGACCTTTGTCTTGGGAGAAAATGGCGCGGGAAAGAGCACTATCCTCCGTGCCTTGGCGCTTGTCACCGCGGGAGGGGAGGCGCTCCCCGAGATTATTGGTGATCCCGACACTTGGATACGTGTTGGAAGTGACGCCGCTACCATTGAACTCGACTACGCCACGGCGGAAAATCAACCACGATATGCTCAGCTCATATTGCGTCGCGGCGAAGGTATTCGGAAGCTTCTGGAGGCAAATGCTCAAACGCTTGAGCAGATTGATGCAGCGCTCGCCCACGCTACCCGGAATTATTTCGTGGTCGGTTATGGCGTCTCGCGCCGTCGGTCGGCTGAGCCGATCAGCTGGTCCGGGATGGCAGGGAGCTACAGGAACAATCGATCCCAAAGCGTCGCAACGCTCTTTTCCCCAGACGCAACACTCGTTTCCATCGAGCAATGGGCTCTTGATCTCGATTATCGTCGTGGAGCACAGGGGCTTCGGCCAGTCAGAAAGGCGCTTGACACGCTTTTGGCTGACGCCAAGTTCGACAGTATCGACAAGGAGCGCCGCCAGCTTCTGTTCCAAACGCCTGATGGAATTCTACCTCTCTCGCAACTCAGCGATGGCTACCAGGCAATGACCGCCTGGTGCGGAGACGTGTTATTCAGGATCACGGAGACCTTTGCAGATCGCACTGATCCGTTGGGTGCACGGGGCGTTCTGCTCATCGATGAACTTGACTTGCACCTTCATCCGATATGGCAGCGTCAACTGGTCAGCTTCATCAAGCGCACACTTCCTAATTTTCAGGTGGTAGCTACCACTCATTCCCCTCTCACTGTGCATCAGGCAGAAGAGGGGGAACTCTTCGTCCTAAAGCGCACGGACCGGGCCAATGCGGCTTCATCCCTGACACAGTTCGAAGGCGCGCCGAACAGGCTCATGCTGCATCAGCTAATCCAGAGCCCGATTTTTGGTCTGGAAACTCTTGATTCGCCACAGGTGGCAAGCCTCCGTCGAGAGTTGCGATCCCTTAGGGGCATTACCGAAGTGGCTCCGGACGATGGCGGGCTATCTGTGGCCGCGGAACCGAAAGCAAGCTCTCGGCCGGCATCGCAGACCACGCGATCGAAAAGAATGAAGCAAATCGAGAGTGAACTCGCCTCCGTTCCGACGTGGAGCGAGGTGCCAGAATATATGCAGTCGACAAACAATTTGCTGCGTCAAATATCGGCAGAATTGACAAGTAGTTCGGGCTCCGCGCCGGTCTCCAAAAGGTCAACAAAGTCGCGTCGATCGGATGCTGGCAACGGAGGCGAGTCGTGA
- a CDS encoding ImmA/IrrE family metallo-endopeptidase yields the protein MSVMRMDLADTGSPEGLVSLILKHEPDFRVPVPIEELALQLEIEEIDELETEGFEGGLITDRNRNRGIILVKRGVNQPRRRFTIGHELGHFLIANHVPHEDGRFLCSRQDLQTLSAKEGDRRAKMEVEANRFSSLILMPPPKLREYFKKQPSPSLEHVFQLAEEFQVSKEAMARAYADYHPESLAFIIVKDGKVGRIYHHRKRFPFITASRNKPVPQGSLFYRRDLQIGTPSEIDERLPDVWIDVPRGQRAPTLSEQVCLQKNGYALIMLWHEEADEEQEEREDMTARDRWRAQQEKYLRG from the coding sequence ATGAGCGTCATGCGGATGGATTTAGCTGACACCGGATCGCCCGAAGGGCTCGTCAGCCTCATACTGAAGCATGAACCCGACTTTCGGGTCCCTGTCCCAATCGAAGAGCTGGCGCTGCAGCTTGAGATCGAGGAGATAGATGAACTTGAAACCGAGGGCTTCGAGGGCGGGCTAATCACCGACAGAAATCGGAATCGCGGGATCATCCTGGTGAAGCGCGGCGTGAACCAGCCGCGGCGTCGCTTTACGATCGGCCATGAGCTCGGGCATTTCTTGATTGCCAATCATGTACCGCACGAGGACGGCCGATTCCTTTGTTCACGGCAGGATCTGCAAACTCTATCCGCGAAGGAAGGTGACCGGCGAGCAAAGATGGAGGTTGAGGCAAACCGCTTCTCTTCACTGATCTTGATGCCGCCGCCGAAACTTCGCGAGTATTTTAAGAAGCAACCGTCGCCAAGCCTTGAGCATGTTTTCCAGCTTGCTGAGGAGTTTCAGGTCAGCAAAGAAGCCATGGCGCGAGCATATGCCGACTATCACCCTGAATCCTTGGCCTTCATCATTGTGAAGGATGGGAAAGTCGGCCGGATCTATCATCATCGGAAGCGCTTTCCGTTTATCACAGCAAGCCGCAATAAGCCGGTTCCACAAGGTTCGCTATTCTACCGGAGAGATCTTCAGATCGGTACTCCCAGTGAAATCGACGAAAGACTGCCGGATGTGTGGATTGATGTGCCGCGCGGACAACGCGCTCCGACACTAAGCGAACAGGTCTGTCTTCAGAAGAATGGCTATGCGCTGATCATGCTCTGGCACGAGGAAGCCGACGAGGAACAAGAAGAAAGAGAGGACATGACCGCTCGCGACCGCTGGCGTGCTCAACAGGAAAAATATCTAAGGGGCTGA
- a CDS encoding DUF2235 domain-containing protein, translating into MAKNIVVCCDGTGNEIGVNMFNVLKLYRMLEKDDGQIVYYDPGVGTLGQRKTWGRISQNAKGVLGLATGYGLDDDVLGAYRFLAEQYREGDQVFLFGFSRGAYSVRVLAGVIHLLGLLRPDQLNYVGYALAAYKRAAMDGEDLSVAWHFRRIVGGQTVPIKFLGVWDTVASVIVPRPDRFYIPSLETLPYTLQNPSVEVFRQAIAIDEFRRMFRLRRWKEDQEFKPNRFSTSEARKQDSRQVWFAGCHSDIGGGYPENESGLSKYPLRWMIQQAQLHGLNVNTSMFNHLVEGNARGGSEHEYAEPSVNAELHVSATGAWRVLEWLPKKVKWQEWPKRKGLFGYYLPHYEPRSIPEGARIHESALRRKEIVPSYNPKNLPEIFEVEHDPP; encoded by the coding sequence ATGGCAAAGAACATCGTCGTCTGCTGTGACGGAACAGGCAACGAAATCGGCGTGAACATGTTCAATGTTCTCAAGCTATACAGAATGCTTGAGAAGGACGACGGTCAAATTGTATATTACGATCCAGGCGTTGGAACATTGGGTCAACGAAAGACCTGGGGGAGAATTAGCCAGAATGCAAAAGGCGTGCTGGGGCTCGCCACCGGCTATGGCCTGGACGACGATGTGCTGGGCGCCTATCGCTTTTTGGCGGAACAATACAGGGAAGGCGACCAAGTATTTCTTTTCGGCTTCAGCCGCGGCGCTTACAGCGTCCGCGTCCTCGCTGGTGTCATTCATCTCCTCGGTTTGCTGCGCCCAGACCAGTTGAACTATGTCGGCTATGCGTTGGCCGCTTACAAGCGCGCCGCCATGGATGGGGAGGATCTTTCGGTAGCTTGGCACTTCCGGAGAATTGTCGGTGGCCAGACCGTTCCGATAAAGTTCCTTGGCGTCTGGGATACCGTTGCATCCGTCATCGTGCCGCGGCCTGATCGCTTCTACATTCCGAGCTTGGAGACGCTGCCTTACACGCTGCAGAACCCCAGCGTCGAGGTTTTCCGTCAGGCAATCGCCATTGATGAATTTCGTCGAATGTTCCGATTGCGCAGATGGAAAGAGGATCAGGAATTCAAGCCCAATCGCTTTTCAACCTCAGAGGCTCGAAAGCAAGACAGCCGCCAGGTTTGGTTCGCGGGGTGCCATTCCGACATCGGCGGCGGTTATCCGGAAAATGAGAGCGGGCTGTCAAAGTATCCGCTCCGCTGGATGATTCAACAGGCCCAGCTGCACGGGCTGAATGTGAACACGTCGATGTTCAATCACCTCGTAGAAGGAAACGCTAGGGGTGGTAGTGAGCACGAGTACGCTGAGCCCAGCGTAAACGCGGAGTTGCATGTATCAGCGACAGGCGCCTGGCGCGTTCTCGAGTGGCTGCCGAAGAAGGTGAAATGGCAAGAGTGGCCAAAGCGCAAGGGCTTGTTTGGCTACTACCTGCCCCACTACGAGCCGCGATCTATTCCTGAGGGCGCAAGGATTCACGAGTCCGCGCTCCGGCGAAAGGAAATAGTGCCGTCGTACAATCCGAAGAATCTGCCAGAAATCTTCGAGGTAGAGCATGACCCCCCTTGA
- a CDS encoding recombinase family protein has product MAKPQTFNNQQSPKRLIGYARVSTDEQVHDAQLDELRAAGCDRIHQEHGSGASRARPVLTRLLAELSAGDVLIVVRLDRLARSVSHLLSVIEDLEARGVHFRSIRDPIDTSTPQGMFSLQVLGAVAQLERALIAERTKAGIKAAKARGKLPGNPGLRERRPEAIKAISQAREKLYLDELIASAQTWLPMVRQLRPQHSWDNVVRVLNRRGHDWTVERLRRAVHRMVREKLAEKELLARSPRRAPEDYLMKLVAAIAIADPNLSLRDIAAQLDQMGERPVRSGKKWQPSSVRVLLDEAHRFGLIRR; this is encoded by the coding sequence ATGGCGAAGCCACAAACATTTAACAACCAACAATCTCCCAAGCGGCTGATCGGTTATGCCCGGGTGTCGACGGATGAACAGGTCCACGATGCCCAGTTGGACGAGCTGCGTGCAGCCGGCTGCGATCGGATCCATCAGGAGCATGGTTCCGGAGCATCGCGGGCTCGACCGGTGCTGACGCGATTACTCGCTGAGCTTAGCGCCGGCGACGTCCTCATTGTCGTGCGCCTCGATCGACTGGCCCGATCCGTCAGTCATCTCTTGTCGGTGATCGAGGACCTCGAGGCGCGCGGCGTGCATTTCCGGTCGATTCGCGATCCAATCGATACGTCGACCCCGCAGGGCATGTTTTCCCTTCAGGTCCTCGGCGCCGTCGCGCAGCTCGAGCGGGCGCTAATCGCCGAGCGTACCAAAGCCGGCATTAAGGCGGCGAAGGCACGCGGCAAGCTTCCTGGAAATCCGGGTCTGCGAGAACGACGGCCGGAGGCGATCAAGGCAATCTCGCAGGCACGGGAGAAGCTCTATCTCGATGAACTCATTGCATCGGCGCAGACGTGGCTGCCGATGGTGCGTCAACTCCGGCCGCAGCACAGTTGGGACAATGTCGTGCGGGTTCTCAATCGCCGTGGCCACGACTGGACCGTCGAACGCCTTCGTCGCGCTGTTCATCGCATGGTACGCGAAAAGCTCGCGGAGAAGGAACTCCTTGCTCGATCCCCTCGCCGCGCTCCCGAAGACTATCTGATGAAGCTGGTGGCGGCAATTGCCATTGCCGATCCCAACCTGTCGCTGCGCGACATTGCCGCGCAACTGGACCAGATGGGAGAACGGCCTGTGCGCAGCGGCAAGAAGTGGCAACCGTCCTCGGTGCGGGTCCTGCTGGACGAAGCCCACCGATTTGGCCTCATTCGCCGTTGA
- a CDS encoding HNH endonuclease produces MAKTKVDQKTQRALWARAAGRCQYRGCNCELIGELLSGKEDKMFGFVAHIVADSPNGARGHPTRSALLAKDISNLMLLCAKHHRLIDDEAPLDHPEELLLRMKDEHERRVRIAAGIQPDRASHVIRFGANIGMNEALVAREDIFASMQPDRSPASFDTVDLEMLGLSLDDADERYWQVQQTNLQRQFAEKIRGRIERQQITHASVFALAPQPLLIELGRQLYDILPAEVHQRHREPATWKWQNDSAPIEFRVEAPTEVHSTVALILGVSATISKERIDAVLGHDISVWSITAMSPHNDIMRNANDLSRFRQELRRLLDRIKSVHGEAATINVFPALPVAAAVEVGRVWMPKADLPMIIFDQNRRVGGFAPALRIQ; encoded by the coding sequence ATGGCCAAGACGAAAGTCGATCAAAAGACACAGCGCGCGCTTTGGGCGCGTGCCGCCGGCCGCTGCCAATATCGTGGCTGCAACTGCGAACTTATTGGGGAGCTGCTGTCCGGCAAGGAGGACAAGATGTTCGGCTTCGTCGCGCACATCGTTGCCGACTCACCGAACGGCGCGCGTGGACATCCGACCCGGTCCGCCCTTCTCGCAAAAGACATTTCAAATCTCATGTTGCTCTGCGCAAAGCACCATCGTCTCATCGATGACGAAGCACCCTTAGATCATCCGGAGGAGCTTCTCCTGCGTATGAAGGACGAGCATGAGCGGCGGGTGCGTATCGCAGCTGGTATTCAGCCGGACCGGGCATCTCATGTGATCCGTTTCGGAGCGAATATCGGCATGAACGAGGCGCTCGTCGCAAGGGAGGACATTTTCGCCTCCATGCAGCCTGATCGCTCGCCGGCGTCCTTCGACACTGTCGATCTGGAGATGCTTGGTCTTTCGCTCGATGATGCCGACGAACGGTATTGGCAGGTTCAGCAGACGAACCTCCAGCGGCAGTTTGCTGAAAAGATCCGGGGCCGGATCGAACGGCAGCAGATCACGCATGCAAGCGTCTTCGCGCTTGCGCCCCAGCCGCTCCTGATCGAACTGGGAAGGCAACTTTACGACATTCTACCCGCCGAGGTTCATCAACGACATAGAGAGCCGGCGACATGGAAGTGGCAGAACGACAGTGCGCCGATCGAGTTCCGGGTCGAGGCGCCTACTGAGGTTCATTCGACGGTGGCGCTGATTTTGGGTGTGAGCGCGACAATATCGAAGGAGCGCATCGATGCGGTCTTGGGCCACGACATTTCGGTTTGGTCGATCACTGCGATGTCGCCACATAACGACATCATGCGGAACGCCAATGACCTCTCGCGCTTTCGCCAGGAACTGAGACGGCTTCTTGACAGAATAAAATCGGTGCACGGAGAAGCGGCAACGATAAACGTCTTTCCCGCCTTGCCGGTCGCTGCGGCGGTGGAAGTGGGGCGCGTGTGGATGCCAAAGGCGGATCTGCCAATGATCATTTTTGACCAGAATAGGCGCGTCGGAGGCTTCGCACCTGCTCTAAGGATCCAGTGA
- a CDS encoding helix-turn-helix transcriptional regulator codes for MSLAAKLKELRGKNRQSLQDVADAIGASKTHVYDLETGRSTNPSIELLTKLATHFRVSIADLVGENPKGENEDPALVAMYRDLKTLTPQDRETIQMLMDRLKVPKEK; via the coding sequence ATGTCTTTGGCTGCCAAGCTCAAAGAACTACGAGGAAAAAACCGGCAGTCGTTGCAGGATGTGGCAGACGCTATTGGAGCATCGAAAACCCACGTCTATGATCTGGAAACCGGCCGCAGCACCAACCCGTCTATCGAACTTCTCACCAAGCTCGCTACGCATTTTCGAGTTTCGATCGCTGATCTTGTCGGGGAAAACCCGAAAGGCGAGAATGAGGACCCGGCGCTGGTTGCCATGTACCGAGACCTCAAGACGCTGACCCCACAAGATCGGGAAACGATCCAGATGTTGATGGATCGGCTCAAGGTTCCAAAGGAAAAATGA
- a CDS encoding DUF1837 domain-containing protein, producing MQEMVDALAGYILHFSLPRSELDGLNSQYGLISAEDFLAAFEKLREEAMRIFMTVQKKTHRNGEAGELLLYVLTEWILSAPQIIAKMSLKTNRDMPVYGADGVHARFCGDTQRLLLYWGESKLHSRVSDAITDALSSIVEALNPEKMQHEIDLVQRNIEFAGLGPAARDAFLRYLDPYEESYNARHDVTTCLVGFDFDGFSAITRADSMTAEEKFSALAQDRLADLAPQVARKLKDCGLAGHPVELFFFPVPSVERFREIFQDKIGWRR from the coding sequence ATGCAGGAGATGGTCGATGCACTTGCCGGCTACATACTTCACTTTTCGCTTCCAAGATCTGAGCTTGATGGCCTGAATTCGCAGTATGGTTTGATTTCGGCGGAGGATTTCCTCGCCGCTTTCGAGAAACTGCGCGAGGAAGCGATGCGTATATTCATGACGGTTCAAAAAAAGACGCATCGGAACGGTGAGGCGGGCGAGCTGCTTCTTTACGTGCTCACGGAATGGATTTTATCCGCCCCGCAGATCATCGCGAAAATGTCGTTGAAAACGAACCGCGATATGCCGGTTTACGGCGCAGATGGTGTCCACGCACGCTTCTGCGGCGATACCCAGCGATTGTTGCTCTACTGGGGTGAATCGAAGCTCCACAGCAGGGTGTCGGATGCGATAACGGATGCACTCAGTTCGATAGTAGAAGCTCTCAATCCAGAAAAAATGCAGCACGAGATCGATCTCGTTCAGCGCAATATCGAATTCGCTGGGCTTGGCCCCGCTGCTCGCGATGCATTCCTGCGATACCTTGATCCCTATGAGGAAAGTTACAATGCGCGGCACGACGTCACCACGTGCTTGGTGGGCTTCGATTTCGACGGCTTCAGTGCGATCACTCGGGCCGATAGCATGACGGCCGAAGAAAAATTCTCTGCACTCGCGCAGGATCGGCTGGCCGATCTTGCGCCGCAAGTGGCTCGCAAATTGAAGGACTGCGGCCTGGCCGGACATCCAGTTGAGCTTTTCTTTTTCCCGGTTCCGTCAGTTGAGCGGTTCCGAGAAATCTTTCAGGACAAAATCGGCTGGAGGAGATGA